Genomic segment of Candidatus Deferrimicrobiaceae bacterium:
TCGGCGACAACCGCGAAGCCGGCCCCCGCCTCTCCTGCCCGGGCGGCCTCGACCGCAGCGTTGAGCGCCAGCAGGTTGGTCTGGAAGGAAATCTCGTCGATCGTCTTGACGATCTTGCCTGTTTCCTCACCCATCCGGGAGATTTCGGTCATAGCCAAAACCAGGGCGCCCATCGACTCGTTGGCCTTGTCGACCCCGCATCGGGCCTTGTCCGCGAGCTGCTTCGCTAGCCCCGCGTTATCGGCGTTCTGACGCGTCATGGAGCTCATTTCTTCCATCGCGGCGGAGGTCTCCTCGAGCGAGGCAGCCGCTTCGGACGCCCCCCCCGCCAGCGACTGGGAGGAGCTGGTCAAATCGGATGCCGAAACGGATAGCTGCGACGCCCCCTCGTCCAGCGACCGAGCCGCTCGGGTCAGAGAACCGGAAAGATTCAGCGACAGGAAGATTCCGAACGCCAGCCCCAGCCCGACACCCGCGACGACCGCAATGATCGTAAACAGCTTGGTCCGCCGGACATCCGACTCGAATTCCCGGTCGATCCGCTCGGAGCTCGCCAGCTCGATCTCGATCAGCTTGTCCAAGGCGACACGCGTCGTGTGGAAACGCACGCGGGAAGGTCCCGTTGCCTCGTCGTATCCGGCCGACCGCTCCGCGGCGCTCCCCCCCAGGCTGGCCGTCACCCTGTCGGCCCCGCGAATCCAGTCGTCCCATGCCGTCTTGAAAGCCTGCCAGGCCGACTTCTCTTCCTGGCCGACCGGAAGCGACTCGAAGAGCCGGATTCCTTCGTCGGCCTGCTCGCGCGCCTTCTGGAGGTTTTTCATCATGCCCGCGATTTCGTCCTCGTCGAGTTGCGGCTGGAACATCACGAGCTCAACCCGCCTGGCGACGTCCAGAGCATCCTTGATCATCCAGATCGCGTTGACTGCGGGAAGCTGGACCGATCCCATCTGGTCCTGGGCGCCCTTGGCGAACAGGATGCCCCGATATCCGATCACGCCGATGACTGCGGCGATCAGTGCGACAACGACAAACGCCCCGATCAGCTTCTTCTTCAGGGAAAAGGTTCCGATCATTCCAGCCTCCTCAGCCGCATCATCTGCCCCCCCTTACATCGGGGGCCGGGTGTATCCGGGTCTCAGGAAACCCGAATCGTCTAGAGACAGGAGCTTCGCTTCCCGAAGCTGGCGCAGGTCGCGCTGCTTCGTCTTGTCGGCCAGCCTGCGATAGATTTCCTCGTACCAGGGGGACCGGCGAAGTTGATCGAGGGAGATCGGGGTCAGGGACGCCATCAGGTGGGTCACAATCGCGTATTGGCGCAGGTTGATCCCGTTCTCGTCACGAAGTCGACGAAGCTCCCCCTCGAACAGGAGCGTGCCCGTGATCCCGCTGACTCGTTCGAGTTTCCGGAGGAACGACGTCAGCATCGCTTCCAGATGGAACGATACGATCGGTGTGAAGGGTTTGGCCTCGCCCCGAACCGCTGCCTTCCGGGATTCGTTGAACAGCGCGTAATATCGGTCGACCCGCTCAGCGTAATAACGCCAGAGGCAGAAGGCGGCAAGCCCGTAGCCGGACGAGTAGAGGATCGAGGCTTCCAGAAGGCGCCCGACCAGGCCGTTGCCGGCCCAGAACGGGTGAATAAGCTCGAAGTAGAAGTGGACCAGCGGCGCCCGGATCAGCGCAGGAACGCCATAACTCGTGATTTCGTCGTGCCACGCGATGAGCCCGTCAAGCAGCCGCTCGATATCGGCTGCGAATTGCGGGGGAATATATCGTCCCCCGTGGCCTTCATCGCCGACCGGAATCGGTGTCTCGATGTTGCCGTCGCGCAGCTGACCGGGCCGGTTGCGCTCGTGCGTGACGCCTTCGGACAGGATTTCGTGAATCGACCGGATATACCCCCCGGTCAACCGCCAGCCGGTGGACGCCGTTTCTTCCCTGGCCATCTTGCAGGCGGTCCCGATATTGATCACCCGCAACTGGGATTCGGAACAGGGTTCACCGGGTTGTATACGGAGGGCTGCGTCGGTTTCGGACTCGGACAGCAGGCCTCCCTCGATCCGATGGGTATAGGAAACGCTGCAGACGTGGATTTCCCTTTCGAGCAAGGAAACCACTCTCGGGAGAAGCGGCGCGCGATCGAAACGGATCTTCGCCGCTTCGATGTGGTTCAGGAGAATTTGGAGCGATGAAAGGTCGACTCCGACCTGGATGGTGAACGACTCCGAGGAGGACAGATCGATCCGCTTGGGATAATCCGGCAAGATCATGGACTATATTGTCCCTGATAATGTCCGGTTGTCAACTACTTCAACTGCCCAATTAATAACAGTATTTATATAATTAAAACAGCTATCGGTAACAGTTGGTGTCCGCTTTAATGCCGCTCTACGATCCCGGTTGACGCGTCCGGCTTCGACCGCTAGACCCCCTCGAACAGCGCCGTCGACAGGTAACGCTCGGCCAGGTCGGGCAGGATGACAACGATCGTCTTGCCCGCAAACTCGGGCAGTTTCGCCAGCCGAAGAGCCACCGCCGTCGCGGCGCCCGAGGAGATGCCGACCAGAATCCCTTCTTCCCTGCCGAGCCGCTTCGCGGTCTCGATCGCCTCGTCTCCGCTGACCGTCTCGACGCGGTCGACCAGCGTCAGATCGAGCGTGTCGGGGATGAATCCCGCCCCGATCCCCTGGATCTTGTGGGGGCCCGGCTTCAGCGGTTCACCGGCCAGTTTCTGCGTAATGACCGGGCTCTCCTTCGGTTCGACCGCCACCGAAATGATCGCCTTGCCCTTCGTCTTCTTGATGTAGCGCGAGATGCCGGTGAGGGTGCCGCCCGTGCCGACGCCGGAGACGATCACATCGACCGCACCATCGGTATCGTTCCAGATTTCGGGCCCCGTCGTCTTTTCGTGGATCTCGGGATTCGCGGGATTCTTGAACTGCTGCGGCAGGAACCACTTGTCCGGGTCGGACGCCTTGATCGCCTCAGCCTTTTCGATCGCGCCCTTCATCCCTTCCGCGCCCGGCGTCAGCACCAGATTGGCGCCCAGCGCACCGAGCACCCGCCGTCGTTCGATGCTCATCGTCTCGGGCATCGTCAGCGTGAGCTTGTAGCCGCGCGCCGCGGCGACGTACGCCAGCGCGATGCCGGTGTTGCCGCTGGTCGGCTCGATGATCTGCACGCCGGGCTTGAGCACGCCCCGCTTCTCGGCGTCCGTGATCATGTTCTCGCCGATCCGGTCCTTGACCGAGTAAGCCGGATTGCGCCCCTCGACCTTGACGAGCACGATCGCCTTCGCGCCCTCCGTCATATGGTTGAGCCGGATCAGCGGAGTGTTCCCGATCGACTGCGAATTGTCGTTGTACACGTTGCCCATGGCCATCCTCCTCGCGGTTTCCTGATTAAATCGAAAAATCGATGATCTTCCGGCTCGTCATCCGAACCGCCCGGCTTCGCTCGACCATGTCGGCCACCGAGATGGCGTCCATGACGCCGGTGACGGCATTCTTGACGTCCCACATGACCAGTCGGATGCCGCAGCTCTCCTGGTCGTCGCATTCCTCGCACCGCGTGCCGTGCGCCTCGCTCAGGCAGGGCAATGGGGCAAACTCGCCCTCGAGGATCCGGACGACCTGGCTCACCATGATCTCGGCGGGCGGCACCGCCAGCAGGTAACCGCCCCCCTTTCCAATCCGGCTCACGAGAATCCCCCCTTTTCGCAACGCCACCAGGATGGCCTCGAGAAATTTCTTGGGGATGTTCTCTTTCTCGGCCAGCTCGGCGATGAGGATCGGCTCGCCGGTCGAATGCTCGGCCAGGTAGCCGAGTGCCTTTAGAGCATATTTCGTCTTCTTGGAAATCATCGCTACAGCGTCGCCGCCTGCAGCGCCTGGTTGAAATCGGCGATGAGGTCTTCGACGTCCTCGAGCCCGATCGAGAGCCGGATGAAGTCGGGCGTCACACCGGTGGCCAACTGCTCTTCGGGCGTCAACTGCTGGTGCGTCGTGGAGGCCGGGTGGATGACGAGCGATTTCGCGTCGCCGATGTTCGCGAGGTTCGACAGCAGCTTCACCGAGTCGATGAACTTTCTGCCCGCCTCGAGCCCTCCCTTGATGCCGAAGCCCAGGAGCGCGCCGTAATGCCCGTTCTTCAGATACTTGCTGGCCACCGCATGGTTGACGTTGTCTTCGAGCCCCGGGTAGTTGACCCAGGCGACCCGGGGGTGGTTCTTGAGGAATCGCGCAATCGCGAGCGTATTCTCGGAATGCTTGACCATCCGCAACGGAAGCGTCTCGAGCCCCTGGAGCAGCTGGAACGAGTTGAACGGCGAGATGCACGCCCCGAAGTCGCGAAGCCATTGGAGGCGCGCCTTGAAGACGAAGGCGACGTTGCCGAAGCCCGGGAAGTTGCCGAAGACGTCCCAGTATTTCAGGCCGTGGTAGCTGGGGTCGGGCTCGGTGAACTCGGGGAACTTCCCGTTGCCCCAGTTGAACTTCCCGCCATCGACGATGACGCCGCCGAGCGAGGTGCCGTGGCCGCCGATGAACTTGGTCGCCGACAGCGTCAGCAGGTCGGCGCCGTAATCGAGCGGCTTGACCAGGCCGATGCCGGCGGTGTTGTCGACCAGAAACGGAATGCCGGCCTCGTTCGCGATCTTCCCGATCGCCTCGAAGTCGGGGACGCTGAGCCCGGGATTCCCGATCGTCTCGGCATAGATCACCCGCGTGCGGGGCGTGATCGCCTTGCGGAACTCCTCGGGCTTGGTCGCCTCCACGAAGATCGTCTTGCGTCCGACCTTCGGGAAGGAATAATGAAGCTGGGAATAGGTGCCGCCATAAAGGTTGTTCGCCGACACGATCTCGTCGCCGACCTGGGTGATGTTGAGGAGCGCGGAGGCCGCCGCGGCCTGGCCGCTCGAGAAGGCCAACGCCCCGCTACCGCCCTCGATCGCAGCGACCCGCTTCTCGAACACGTCGGTCGTGGGGTTCATCAGGCGCGTGTAGATGTTGCCGAGCTCCTTCAGGCCGAACAGGTTGGCCGCGTGCTCGGAGCTCTTGAAAACGTACGAGCTGGTCTGGTAGATCGGCACGGCGCGCGACCCGGTCGTCGGATCGGGAATCTGCCCTGCATGAAGGGATAATGTTGAAAGGCCCGGCTGGCGCGGCTGACTCGATTCGCTGGACATGGGACGCCTCCTTCTTAATCTATATGTACTATAGATATTATATTGCGCTTTCGCGGTCAATATATTTTTCCCGTTTTCGCCCCCCTTCGGTGAAAATATTCCATGCGTCCGACGATAGGCCGGACTCGGAGCGAGGATCAAATGGAAATCAACGAAGTGCGGAAACGGATCGACCTGCTCGACGATGTGTTGCTGCGCATCTTCAACGAGCGGGCCCGGCTGGCGCTCGAGATCGGCCATCTCAAAAAAGGTCTCGGCCTGCCGGTGTACGACCCGGCGCGGGAGAAACGGGTCTTCACTCGCATGAAAGAAGACAACCCGGGACCGCTCGACGACGGCGCGATCGTGCGGCTGTTCGAGCGGGTCGTCGACGAATCGCGGCGGCTCGAGCGCATCATGTCGCAGGAGGAAGGACACGACGAATGCTGATCATCACGAAGGCCCACGCGTCGGAGGAAGCGCTCGACGCCATCAAGGAATACCTGATCACCCGCGGCTTCGACATCCACCAGTCCACCGGCGCGAACCGCACCATCATCGGCGTCATCGGCGACACCGCGTCGCTCGACGAGCATGCGATCGAGGCGTTGCCCGGCGTCAGCCAGGTGGTCCGGATCAAGAAAGACGACTGAAGCGCCACCCCGCTTCCCCCAATGGAAACGGCTCGCGGAAATTGCATCCGCGAGCCGTTTCCGCGTTTCCGCTTGCGCCGTCGGCGCCCGGCGGATTACGCCGTGAACCGACGCCGGCCGAAGCCGATGAGGCCGATGAGCCCGCTGCCGAGCAGCATCATCGTGCCCGGCTCGGGAACAGCCGTGTGGTAATCGAAGGAGGTCGTTCCCATTTCTCCGTGGTTGATCGTGGCACCGAGGAAGAGGAAATCGGTTGGCGTCAACGTGGCGGTGCCGAATCCGGTGCCGTGAATCTTGCCGGGCACATCGATAAAATTGAAAGAAATGATGCTGTCCAGAGCAAACGGAGCAGGCGTCGGTTTAGCGACGCCCGTGATCGCCGTGACCGAACCGACCGAATTGAAGGAGTTGCCATCGATATCGGATCGGAACCCCATATTGGCGACCGAGAACTTGTCATCCAGAAACGCGACATCCAGAAAACCGAGACCGATTGCGATGGTGTTGAGGTCCATTTCCGGTGAGCGCACACTCCCGAGGAGCGGTTTCGAGACCCCCGTGGAAACATCCAGAGCCCAGCTTCCGAAACTGCCCACGAAGCTGACCGCACCAACGACCGGATTTTGGTCGCCCACCCCCCCGTCGGTGATGGTCCTCACGTTGGTGCCGTCGCTCAGGTAAAGAATCGCGGCCGCATTCGCATGCGACGCAAACAAGGCCGATGCGGCGAAGAGTGCCAAGGCAGGTAACAAAATACGTTTCATATCATTCTCCTCCTTATGATCGCCGGTTTACTTTATGACCTTGTACGGCCGCATCATGTCGTTGTCTTCGTGATCGATGATGTGGCAATGCCACACGTATCCGTCTCCGACCGTCGGGTCGAACGGGTAAAGGTTTTTGCCGGGGGTTGCCGAGGCCACCGAAGCGCTGGTCGGGGCGAAACGTACCAGCATCCGCATGACCTGGCCGGGATACGCCTTGGCCGTGTCTTTCCAGCCGGACTCCCAGGGAGCAGGTGCTGCGGGGGGATGAAGCGCGTTGCTGAGGTACGGGCTGAGCGCCGGGTTGCCGCCCAGGGCGCCATCTCCGTTCAGGAGGTTGTAAGGTGCCGGCGGGCCGTAGCCGGGGCACGGGTTGTCCGGAAGGACGTTATCGCAGAATGCCGGAAGCACGGGTCCGAAGGCTGCCGCCCAGTCGAGCGGGTAGGAGTTTGGATCGGTGGCGACCATTGTGTTGTCGTTGAAGGTCTGGCGATCGAGGACCTGGAACTGCGCCAGGTGGGTGTGCATCGGGTGCGCGTCCATCGTCAGGTTGATGATCTCCCACAGCTCGGTGGTCCCCACCCGCGGCAGTTCGGTGACGCCGTCGGCACGTCCGAGGGCTTTCACGCTTGGCGACATGTTGCCCATGTAATAGGTGTTATTGACCAGCACTTCGAGCGGACCGCCTGGTCCCGCGTGCTCTTTGAGGATCAGTTGACGCTTCGGAAGGGCGGCCAGGTTGATCCCGGCTGCCGCATTCCCTTTTCCGTCGGTCAGGCGGACATACGGCACGGGGCGGGAGCAATTGTTCGAAAGGGCGGAAGGGTTGCAACTTTTGTCTGCGCTCAGAAGCGGGAGGACCACCTTGAACTGCATGATCTTGGCCATCGTCGGCTGGTCGGCCGGGCACATGCCGGTGGTGTTGTCGGAGGGGAATCCGAAGAAGCAATTGTCACCCGGATTTGCCACCTTGTACGGCACGGGCGACATACCGCTCGGGAACGGTGCGGCGGCGTCATTGGTCACCGTGATCGTCCTGCCGGTCAGCCCGGTGAAATCGACGATAACGTCGTAGCGCTCGCCGGGCGCCATGAACAGCGGGTCGGCCGGGACCGGCTTGTTGAGGTAACCGTCGTCTGAGCCGATCACATAGACGGGCGCCTTGGAGCCGTTGTCGGCCAGGAAGGTCATATTGTACATGCGGGCGTTGGAGCCTTCGACGATCCGGAAGCGATACCGGCGCGGCTCGACTTCCTTGACCGGCCAGGGCGAACCGTTGACGACCGCGACGTCTCCGAAGAATTCGGGGATCCAGAAGGGGTGCACGCTAGGGTTCCCCGGAGTACCGTTCAGGTTGGTCACGCCGGCGTCAGCGCCGCTTCCGTCAGGGAAGAACAGCTGGCTGTTGTTGTCGAACTGGCGGTCCTGGATCGCCATTTCGACTTCGTAGTCGCCCTGCGGGAGATTGGCCGGCTCCCTGGCGGGATCACGGATGAAGTAGAAACCAGCCAAACCGCTGTAGACATTGGTCCGCGTTGCGCCCATGGAATGGTCGTGGAACCACGGGGTTCCGGCCTCCTGGGTATTGTTGTAGAAGTAGAGCGCCTTGCCGGCGCCCACGGGCCAAAGCGAGCTGTAAGTGGGCCCCCTGAATCCGCCGCTGAGGGCGGATGTGAACCATGCGCTCGGCCCCCCGTCGAACTGGGGAGGCACTTCGCCGCCGTGAAGGTGCGGCACGGACGGGACCGCGCCCACGTACGGCTCGTTGCACTTGAGCGGGGGGGCGCAGGCCATCTGGTTCGGAAGCAGGTATGGATTGGCCAGGTCGATCGTCTGGTCGACTGTGACCAACCCCTGGAGCATGCCCGGCCCGGTCGGATTGTTGTTGTCGAACGAGGGCAGCTCGTTGACGTAGTTCACGAGCGTCGGGATGTTCCGCCGGATCTCGAGCGTGACGGCCGGCCAGAACGCGGGGCCGAGCACCTTGCCCGTAATGCCGTCGGAGGTCTCATAGGCCCAGATCCGGGTGTTGTCGATGGTCACCGTCGGGCAAACCAGATTGCTCTGCGAGGGAACGTCGAAATAATTCGACGGATAGGGGATGGCTGGCGTCGGCGGCGGAAGCACCGGCCGATTCGACTCTTTCATCTTGATCGTGAGCACGGGGTGCTTGAGAGCGTCGACCCGCGGCAATGCCGCTTTCGTTCCCGGCCCGAATGAAAGTAGCGGTGTGGCGAATTGCGGAATGCACGCACCCGGCACGACGGTCTGCGGGATAAGCGTGCTCGCCCAGGCGGCCCCGGTCCCCAGAGTGGCGACCAATACTGCAGCGATCTTGAATCTCGTCTTTGCCATGACCTTTCCTCCTCATGAAAGAGTTGAGCGGTGCGGCTACGACACAACGATTCGATCGTCCTCTGGTTCGTGGATGTCCTGTTATAAGGCAATCATCGTGCCTAATGCTATCGATCAGAAACCTATCGATATCGGTAGGGATTTTCCCTGATGCCCCTGTTATGAACCGGTTTCATCGATAAATTTTGAGAATTCAGGAGGGTCTTTTCGGAAAATTGCGATAAATAATTTCTCCTTTCCCCACGAAGTCCCCCACGTCTCCCCCCGCCTTTTTGACAGAAAACCGGCTGCGTGCTATTGGTAAAAACATGGCAGAAAACCTCGACTTCATCCGCGAAATCGTCCGGCGCGACATGGAATCCGGCCTCCACGGCGGTCGCGTCGTCACGCGCTTCCCTCCCGAGCCGAACGGCTTCCTGCATATCGGTCACGCGAAGTCGATCTGCCTCAATTTCGGCATCGCCCGCGACTTTGGCGGCGTCTGCCATCTCCGCTTCGACGACACCAACCCCGAGACAGAGGACATGGCCTTCGTCGAGTCGATCAAGCGCGACGTGCGCTGGCTCGGCTTCGACTGGGCCGACAACCAGTTCTTCGCTTCCGACTATTATGAGCAGCTCTACGGTTTCGCCGTTCGTCTCATCGAGGACGGCAAGGCCTACGTCGACAGCCTGACCGAATCCGAGATCCGCGAATACCGGGGAACGGTCAACGATCCCGGGCGCGATAGCCCATACCGCAGCCGCAGCGTTGCCGATAATCTCGACCTGTTTGCCCGCATGCGCGCCGGCGAGTATCCTGACGGTGCCCACATCCTGCGCGGGAAGATCGACATGGCGGCCGCCAACATGAAACTCCGCGACCCCCTCCTTTACCGGATCCGTCATACCTCGCACTATCGAACCGGCGACGCCTGGTGCATCTACCCCATGTACGACTTCGCGCATCCCCTTTCCGACGCCATCGAAGGCATTACCCACTCGATCTGCACGCTCGAGTTCGAGAACAACCGTGCGATCTACGACTGGCTCCTCGAAGCCCTGTTCGACGGCCCGCGCCCGCATCAATACGAATTCGCCCGTCTCAACCTCGACTACGCGGTGATGAGCAAACGAAAGCTGCTGCAGCTCGTCGAGGAAAAGTTCGTCTCCGGTTGGGACGACCCCCGCATGCCGACCATCGCCGGGCTTCGCCGACGGGGATACACACCCGAGGGCATTCGCCTCTTTGCCGCTCGTATCGGCGTCGACAAGTCCAACAGCCGCGTCAGCATCGACCTGCTCGAGGACGCCCTCCGCGACGACCTCAACGCCCGCTGCCCCCGCGTCATGGCAATCCTTCGTCCGCTCGAAGCGACGATCACCGACCTGCCCGAAGGCGAGACCGAGTGGCTCGACGCCCCCTTCTGGCCTCGGGACCTGGGCCGGGCCGAAAGCCGCAAGCTTCCGTTGACCCGCCGGATCTTCATCGAGCAGACCGACTTCAGCGAGAACCCGCCCGAGGGCTGGCTTCGCCTGTCGCCCGGCGGCGAGGTCCGGCTCGCAAACGGCGGCTTCATCCGGTGCGACGCGGTGGTCCGCGACCCGGCCGACGGGCGGGTAACCGGCCTGCGCTGCAGCCGCGTCGCCGACGGGCCGGCCGCAGGCGGCAAGAAGAAACGGGGCGCCGCCATCCAGTGGCTGTCCTCGGCGCACGCGGTCCCGGCCGAGATCCGCCTTTACGATCATCTCTGCACGGTTGCCAATCCGGAAGATGCCGCGGAAGGGAAAACGTTCAAGGACTTCCTGAACCCCGATTCGATCCGGATGCTGCCGGGGGCGTTCGTCGAGCCGGGGCTGGCCGGCGCGCAGCCGGGGGAGCGTTTCCAGTTCGTGCGCCACGGCTACTTCGTCGCCGACGAGGTGGATTCGAAGCCGGGCGCCCCGGTGTTCAACCGCATCATCGAGCTACGCGACGGCTACAAGGCCCACAAGGCGGCCGCGACTTCGCCGCCCCCCGCCGCCCCGAAGCCGGACCGCCCGAAAACGGCGCCCCGCCCCTCGGCCGAAGCGTCCGGCACGCTTTCCGACGAGCGGCTCCGAGCGCGTGCGGCCGATCCATCGCTTGCCGAGCGCCACGAGCGCTACCTCGGCGCGCTCGGCCTGACGCCGGAGCAGGCCGACGTCCTATCGGGTTCCCGGGCCGTTGCCGATTTCTTCGACGCCGCCCTATCGGCGCACGCCAATGCGAAATCCGTCGCCAACTGGGTGGCAAACGACCTGCTGCGGGAGCTGAAGGGAAAGACCATCGAAAGCCTGCCATTCGGGCCGGCCGAGCTGGCCGAGCTTGTCGCGCTGGCCGACCGGCAGGCGATCACGACCCCTGCGGCCCGGACGATCTTCGGCGAAATGATGTCCGGCGGGGGAAGGCCATCGGAGATCGCGGCGCGACTCGGTCTCGACCGGGTTCTTTCCGAATCCGAGATCGAGGTGGTGATCGACTCGCTGCTCGATTCGCTTCGTGAAAAGGTCGACGAATACCGGGCCGGGAAGACCAACCTGTTGGGGATGTTTACGGGCCATGCGATGCGGGCTACGGCCGGGAAGGCCGATCCGCAGGCCGTTCAGAAAATCCTGAAGATCAAGCTGGGGTGAGAGCGCCCCTCCGGGCGCCCTCCCCCATCGATGCCTATCGAAGTGCCAAGGGTCCCGGCGGCCTGCGCCCTGCGTCGCCGCCCTGCTCCCCCTCCACCATCAGGTTGAGCCGGTCCACGACGCTCTGGACCTGCTCGGCATAGCTTCCCAGCTCTTCGGACGAGGATGCCACTTCCTGCGAGCTGGCCGCGGTCTGCTGGGTGATCTTGTCGATCTCGGATACCGCCTTGCTGACTTCGGCGATTCCCCGGGACTGCTCCGAAGTCGCCGCCGAGATCTCGGCCACCAGCTCCGTCACCTTCCGGACCGCGGACGCCACATCGCCGAAATCGGTGTTCGTCTCCTCGACGAGCATCGTTCCTGCCGAGACGACCATGAGCGTCGACTCGATCAGTTCGGAGGTGTTCTTCGCCGCCTCCGCCGCACGCTGGGACAGGTTGCGCACCTCGCCGGCCACGACCGCAAAGCCTGCGCCCGCCTCTCCGGCCCGCGCCGCCTCGACCGCGGCGTTCAGCGCCAGCAGGTTGGTCTGGAAC
This window contains:
- a CDS encoding glutamine--tRNA ligase/YqeY domain fusion protein, with amino-acid sequence MAENLDFIREIVRRDMESGLHGGRVVTRFPPEPNGFLHIGHAKSICLNFGIARDFGGVCHLRFDDTNPETEDMAFVESIKRDVRWLGFDWADNQFFASDYYEQLYGFAVRLIEDGKAYVDSLTESEIREYRGTVNDPGRDSPYRSRSVADNLDLFARMRAGEYPDGAHILRGKIDMAAANMKLRDPLLYRIRHTSHYRTGDAWCIYPMYDFAHPLSDAIEGITHSICTLEFENNRAIYDWLLEALFDGPRPHQYEFARLNLDYAVMSKRKLLQLVEEKFVSGWDDPRMPTIAGLRRRGYTPEGIRLFAARIGVDKSNSRVSIDLLEDALRDDLNARCPRVMAILRPLEATITDLPEGETEWLDAPFWPRDLGRAESRKLPLTRRIFIEQTDFSENPPEGWLRLSPGGEVRLANGGFIRCDAVVRDPADGRVTGLRCSRVADGPAAGGKKKRGAAIQWLSSAHAVPAEIRLYDHLCTVANPEDAAEGKTFKDFLNPDSIRMLPGAFVEPGLAGAQPGERFQFVRHGYFVADEVDSKPGAPVFNRIIELRDGYKAHKAAATSPPPAAPKPDRPKTAPRPSAEASGTLSDERLRARAADPSLAERHERYLGALGLTPEQADVLSGSRAVADFFDAALSAHANAKSVANWVANDLLRELKGKTIESLPFGPAELAELVALADRQAITTPAARTIFGEMMSGGGRPSEIAARLGLDRVLSESEIEVVIDSLLDSLREKVDEYRAGKTNLLGMFTGHAMRATAGKADPQAVQKILKIKLG